In one window of Armatimonadota bacterium DNA:
- a CDS encoding DnaJ domain-containing protein, whose product MAKARTAYDVLGLPYDAPPSQVRSRYRQLTRRFEPDLEPEQIFEHEDFLRIAKAYLVLDSPRRSDYTKLVRTARGAPVETPDLYTRLSTESKLLLAAEAGVARRQYKAAARLAKDVLEQNQRNAKAYALLGDILRIQSKYGEAISMYNYAIQMDPDHRRYWQLLEESTALREGRRVRRSLEDEPGRWHRPVQVWLMIGVAALFIEASILLLRASRGPALFFGLPAEMLAIAALDGMLAGLALAATDILTPYDDEMISYSVLSYWAQAAPVPVFAFVLLPGLVFFWVAIPLYAITAYLDEYASIAICMALTITAMLTLGFCFVYPELWLPFFIFGGNFIWAGFNAGWAIGSMRSSPWQAEE is encoded by the coding sequence ATGGCCAAAGCTCGAACGGCATACGACGTGCTCGGGCTGCCCTATGACGCTCCGCCCAGCCAGGTCCGCAGTCGCTACCGCCAATTGACGCGCCGCTTCGAACCTGACCTCGAGCCTGAGCAGATCTTCGAACACGAGGATTTCCTGCGCATCGCCAAGGCGTATCTCGTCCTTGACTCCCCGCGCAGAAGCGACTACACGAAGCTGGTGCGTACCGCTCGCGGCGCCCCCGTCGAGACCCCGGACCTTTATACCCGTCTCTCCACCGAATCCAAGCTTCTCCTCGCCGCCGAAGCCGGTGTCGCCCGCCGCCAGTACAAGGCCGCCGCACGCCTCGCCAAGGACGTGCTCGAGCAGAACCAGCGCAACGCCAAAGCTTACGCGCTCCTCGGCGACATCCTGCGCATCCAGAGCAAGTACGGCGAAGCCATCTCGATGTACAACTACGCCATCCAGATGGACCCCGACCACCGCCGCTACTGGCAGCTCCTGGAGGAGTCCACCGCGCTGCGCGAAGGCCGCCGCGTTCGCCGGTCGCTCGAGGACGAGCCGGGGCGCTGGCACCGCCCGGTGCAGGTGTGGCTCATGATCGGTGTCGCCGCGCTGTTCATCGAGGCGTCCATCCTGCTCCTGCGCGCCAGCCGCGGCCCCGCGCTCTTCTTCGGCCTGCCCGCGGAAATGCTCGCCATCGCCGCCCTCGACGGCATGCTTGCCGGCCTCGCGCTCGCGGCCACCGACATCCTCACCCCCTACGACGACGAGATGATCTCCTACTCCGTCTTGTCCTACTGGGCGCAGGCGGCGCCGGTGCCGGTATTCGCGTTCGTCCTGCTGCCCGGGCTGGTATTCTTCTGGGTCGCCATCCCGTTGTACGCCATCACTGCGTATCTCGACGAGTACGCCTCAATCGCGATATGCATGGCACTCACCATCACCGCGATGCTGACCCTCGGCTTCTGCTTCGTCTATCCTGAGCTGTGGCTGCCGTTCTTCATCTTCGGCGGCAACTTCATCTGGGCGGGCTTCAACGCCGGCTGGGCGATCGGCAGCATGCGCTCCTCGCCCTGGCAGGCGGAGGAGTAA
- a CDS encoding glycosyltransferase family 4 protein, whose product MRVLLQSPAPDHPGGDTSHLIEKTREYLAAVGVAADHTCELEPDLAGYDLVHLFGAPKMDDLLTQCANAQRQCKPLVFSAQYWDEGRLPECLGAEQPLPTAVRLAHSFGDHLYRVVLGEADVVLTASQMEGGWLTRDMGVAPEQQRVVPLAAESFFAAADAEPFVERVGVRDFVLCSAVLARPKNQLRLIRALRGFNTPLVLAYPSAEDGYERRCREEAGDDVIFVGRLDPDELASAYAAAKVHALVSCYEPTGMSSIEAGLAGCNLVCTAHSPISEYVGNRAWYADPLDVAAIRRAVELAHRVPKSHILRNELLANFTWERTARLTLAAYEGLLAVGHAAAHRKGEARYRWLTACRRSVGELRDRVMAVTAAADAASAASAPARAQARIDTLTRSLRERDEQLQAITDTWAYRLHHYLATSAPARALRHVHDPGPPPVFHAPRGPALDALGHRAEDIQRVLVVAEASAWHVLRA is encoded by the coding sequence TTGAGGGTACTACTGCAGAGTCCCGCTCCCGATCATCCCGGCGGGGACACGTCGCATCTCATTGAGAAGACCCGGGAGTACCTCGCCGCCGTCGGCGTGGCGGCCGACCATACCTGCGAACTCGAGCCCGATCTGGCCGGCTATGATCTCGTCCACTTGTTCGGCGCGCCGAAGATGGACGACCTCCTCACTCAGTGCGCCAATGCACAGCGCCAATGCAAGCCCCTGGTCTTCTCCGCGCAGTACTGGGACGAGGGGCGGCTGCCGGAGTGCCTCGGCGCGGAGCAGCCCCTGCCGACCGCGGTACGCCTCGCGCATTCCTTCGGCGATCATCTCTATCGCGTGGTGCTGGGGGAGGCGGATGTGGTGCTGACCGCTTCGCAAATGGAGGGCGGATGGCTGACGCGCGATATGGGCGTCGCGCCGGAACAACAGCGCGTCGTCCCCTTGGCCGCGGAGTCGTTCTTCGCGGCCGCTGATGCCGAGCCGTTTGTCGAGCGCGTGGGAGTGCGCGATTTCGTGCTGTGCTCGGCGGTGCTGGCGAGACCGAAGAACCAACTCCGGCTCATCCGCGCGCTGCGCGGCTTCAATACTCCGCTGGTTCTCGCCTACCCCTCCGCCGAGGACGGTTACGAACGGCGCTGCCGCGAGGAAGCGGGCGACGACGTCATCTTCGTCGGCCGGTTGGATCCAGACGAGCTTGCCTCCGCGTACGCGGCCGCCAAGGTGCATGCCTTGGTGAGCTGCTATGAACCAACCGGGATGTCGAGCATCGAGGCAGGCTTGGCCGGGTGCAATCTGGTGTGCACCGCTCATTCGCCGATATCCGAGTATGTGGGCAACCGCGCGTGGTATGCCGATCCCCTGGACGTCGCCGCCATTCGACGCGCTGTGGAACTCGCACACCGGGTCCCGAAGAGCCACATCCTGCGCAACGAGCTGCTCGCCAACTTCACCTGGGAACGCACGGCACGCCTCACGCTCGCGGCGTATGAGGGCCTGCTCGCAGTGGGGCACGCCGCCGCTCACCGCAAGGGTGAGGCGCGCTACCGATGGTTGACGGCATGCCGCCGGAGCGTCGGCGAACTGCGCGATAGGGTGATGGCGGTGACGGCTGCCGCCGACGCCGCGAGCGCGGCGTCGGCCCCGGCTCGCGCACAAGCCCGGATCGACACCCTGACCCGGTCGCTGCGCGAACGTGATGAGCAACTCCAGGCGATTACGGACACGTGGGCTTACCGCCTTCATCACTATCTCGCGACGAGTGCGCCCGCGCGCGCGCTTCGCCATGTGCATGACCCCGGCCCGCCGCCCGTGTTCCACGCCCCGCGCGGGCCGGCGCTCGATGCACTCGGACACCGCGCTGAAGACATCCAGCGAGTGCTCGTGGTCGCCGAGGCAAGCGCTTGGCATGTCCTGCGGGCAC
- a CDS encoding formylglycine-generating enzyme family protein translates to MEFVRIEPGNFVMGHDGSKLPDNLLDPREPDGERRAWLRETGDYDEVPAHTVTISNASYVGVHEVTNQQYEEFDPLHTYLRGKLGFSIDDDEAVVFVSWHEAQAFCDWLSRKEGLPYRLPTEAEWEYACRAGTTTLFSTGDALPDDYLRNPSSSWYPDLRRGRGRDEVVPLHVGGTPANPWGIHDMHGNVEEWCLDWYGPYEEQPQTDPVGRADGDFKVTRGGSHSTFAYYLRSANRIGTLPEDTSWYIGFRVVIGEMPRSAALPPIPPPPCQQDVRQRKPRRTAKAPDP, encoded by the coding sequence ATGGAGTTCGTGCGTATCGAACCGGGCAACTTCGTCATGGGCCACGACGGCAGCAAGCTTCCTGACAACCTGCTCGACCCGCGCGAGCCGGACGGCGAGCGCAGAGCGTGGCTCCGCGAGACCGGTGACTACGATGAGGTGCCCGCCCACACCGTAACCATCAGCAATGCGTCATACGTTGGAGTCCATGAAGTCACCAACCAGCAGTACGAGGAGTTCGACCCTCTCCACACTTACCTGCGCGGCAAGCTCGGCTTCTCGATTGATGACGATGAGGCCGTCGTCTTCGTGAGTTGGCACGAGGCGCAGGCGTTTTGTGACTGGCTGTCCCGGAAGGAAGGGCTTCCGTATCGCTTGCCCACCGAGGCCGAGTGGGAATACGCCTGCCGCGCCGGCACCACGACCCTGTTCTCCACCGGCGACGCCCTGCCGGACGACTATCTCAGGAATCCGAGCAGCTCCTGGTACCCCGACCTCAGGCGCGGGCGCGGCCGCGACGAGGTCGTCCCGCTCCACGTCGGCGGGACGCCGGCCAACCCCTGGGGCATTCACGACATGCACGGCAACGTCGAGGAGTGGTGCCTCGACTGGTACGGGCCGTACGAGGAGCAGCCGCAGACCGACCCCGTAGGCCGCGCCGACGGGGACTTCAAGGTGACGCGCGGCGGCAGCCATTCCACGTTCGCGTATTACCTGCGCTCGGCCAACCGGATCGGTACGCTGCCCGAGGACACGTCCTGGTATATCGGCTTCCGCGTGGTCATCGGGGAGATGCCCCGGAGCGCCGCGCTGCCTCCGATACCTCCGCCCCCGTGTCAGCAAGACGTCAGGCAGCGAAAGCCGCGCCGGACCGCGAAGGCCCCCGACCCG